CGCCGAGGAGGGCCTGTGCCTCGGGCGGATCGACATGGAGGGCGGCTATCGCCTGTACATCGGACGCATCGGTCTGCGCGACGAGGAGCTCGACGCGCATCCCCCACTGGTCGATTGGCGGGCGCCGGCGGCCCGCGCCTTCTACACCGCCACAGCCGCGACCCCCCAGGGCGTGGCGTTCCGGCGGTATCTGCACACCCGGAGGCGGCGCGTGGTGCGCGTCGACGACGAGTTACTCAAAGACGCTGCCGCCGAGTTCGCCGGTTATGTCCAGCTGAACGGCGAAGCGGCCTTGTTGGCGGCGCTCCAGGCCGAACGCACGGGCCGGATGCACGACATCGTGGCAACCCTGCAGGCGGAACAGGACCGGATCATCCGCTCCCCGCACACCGGTGTGCTGGTGGTCCAGGGCGGACCGGGCACCGGCAAGACGGTCGTCGCCCTGCACCGCGCCGCCTATCTGCTCTACACCCACCCGCGGCTGGACCGTCGCGGCGTCCTTGTCCTGGGTCCGAATCCGGTCTTCCTCAGCTACGTCCGCCAGGTACTGCCTGGCCTCGGCGAGACCAACGTGCTACTGACCACTGTGGGAGAGCTCTTCCCCGGTACAACGGCCACGCGGGCCGAGACCGACGCCGCTGCCAAGGTCAAGGGCCGGCTGGTGATGGCTGACGTGGTTGCTGCGGCCGTCCGTGCACACGAGGCCGCGGTGCGCAAGCCGATCAGAACCGTGATCGGCGGAGAACTGATCGAACTGGGGCTGGACTTCCTCGCCGAGGCGGTCGAACGGGCACGTGACACCCGGCTTCCGCACAACCTGGCCCGGCCGGTATTCTGCCAGGCGGTGATCGACGAGATCGCCCGTCAGCTCTCCTATACGATCACCGATATCGAAGCGCAGTTTGACAAGGAACTGGCTGAGCACATCGACCACGCCCAGCTCGATCGGGATGTGGCCGCCGACATCATCAGCGTCTTCGGCGAGGGACGCCGATCACCGGTACGGCCGAACAAAAACTACGCGACATCGCCGCATCGAAAGACCACTGGCTTATGGCACTCCCCGAGGACC
The sequence above is a segment of the Streptomyces griseoviridis genome. Coding sequences within it:
- a CDS encoding DNA/RNA helicase domain-containing protein, coding for MHQPSDATSASPEVQREQQHLNRLYGALDTQRAALRKSLAGTLRRRSGSAQARLETDVEVRRLAQQAAQHDAAEEGLCLGRIDMEGGYRLYIGRIGLRDEELDAHPPLVDWRAPAARAFYTATAATPQGVAFRRYLHTRRRRVVRVDDELLKDAAAEFAGYVQLNGEAALLAALQAERTGRMHDIVATLQAEQDRIIRSPHTGVLVVQGGPGTGKTVVALHRAAYLLYTHPRLDRRGVLVLGPNPVFLSYVRQVLPGLGETNVLLTTVGELFPGTTATRAETDAAAKVKGRLVMADVVAAAVRAHEAAVRKPIRTVIGGELIELGLDFLAEAVERARDTRLPHNLARPVFCQAVIDEIARQLSYTITDIEAQFDKELAEHIDHAQLDRDVAADIISVFGEGRRSPVRPNKNYATSPHRKTTGLWHSPRTRTCSSISTRCGPS